The region ACGCGCCGATGGTCGCAGGCCCGCTCGCCCTCGCCAGTGGGGCCTCGGGAGTCTCGATGCCCATCAGGACGTCGCGCACGTACTCCTTGGTGAGCCCGGAGAGACGGACGGTCAGGTCGCTTCTCACCCCGCCGGGCAGTGGGCCGGGGTAGGACTGGACCGCGTCGGCGATCCGGGGTGTCCCGCCGACCGCGACGAGCAGGTTGCAGGCCACTCCCATATGGAACATCTCGTCGGAGATGATGCCCCTGATGAGGGTGGCGGGCTCACTGTCGCGATCCTTGATCGACCACCAGGCGCACAGGTAGGGCGGGAGCGTTGCCAGTTCCAGCTCCACCGCGATCTGCAGGGCGCTTCTGATCCAGTCCTCGTCACGCCGGGAGCCGGGGACGGCCAGCAGCCGGGCGACAGCTCCACGGCTGCCGTTGGCCCGGGCCGGCGTCGGGCTCCCCAGGAGGACCGGGCCCGCCGTGGCGAGCGTGGCCGACTTGAGGAACCCACGCCGGCCGAGCGAGGGAATGCGCTGACCGTCGATGTCGTCAACCGGATCGAGCACGCCTGACTCCGTTTCCGAGGAGGAGGACCCCACCCGGTGACGGGCGGGGTCCTGGGGTCTCGCAGAGGCTGGCGAAGCTATCAGGGGATCGGGCGCCGTCCTGGCGTCGTCGCCGTGGGCCCGCGCGTGTGCCACCCGCGCGGATCAGTCCCGGTGGGATCAGCTCGGCGTGCCGGGCTTCGAACCGGCCAGGCCGTAGCGGCGCTGGAAGCGCTCGACGCGTCCTGCGGTGTCCACGACGCGGGCGTTGCCGGTGTAGAAGGGGTGGCTGGCGGAGGAGATCTCGACGTCGATGACGGGGTAGGTGTTGCCGTCCTCCCATTCGACGGTCTTGTTGCTGGTCGCGGTGGACCGGGTCAGGAAGGTGAGGCCGCCGACCTTGTCGCGGAAGACGACGGGGCGGTACGCGGGGTGGATGTCGGGCTGCATGGGTGTTCCTCCAGAACGGGGTTCGGTCTCAGCGCTCTTCGCGGAAGAGGACGTGCTTGCGGGCGACGGGGTCGTACTTGCGCAGGACCAGCCGGTCGGGGTCGTTGCGGCGGTTCTTGCGGGTGACGTAGGTGTAGCCGGTGCCCTCGGTCGAGCGGAGCTTGATGATCGGGCGCAGTTCGTTGCGGGCCATCGGGTGTCCTTTCGGGCGCGTCGTCGTGGTGCGGGCCTCACCCTAGCGTAATGGTTTTCGTTTTCATCTAGTGTACTGTCGGGCCAACGTTCGCGGCAGCGGCGCCTATTCCCATGGGCCGGTCCGCCTGTCGTCGCCCTGCTCCCGTGATTCGGAGTCGTCATGTCCGCTCACTGCCAGCTCACCGGTCGCAAGCCCGGGTTCGGCAATGCCATCTCGCACTCGCACCGCCGCACCCGGCGCCGCTTCGACCCGAACATCCAGACCAAGCGCTACTGGCTGCCGAGCGAGGGCCGGTTCGTCCGGCTGACGCTCAGCGCCAAGGGCATCAAGACCGTCGACAAACTCGGCATCGAGAAGGCCGTCGCCGTCGTGCGCGCCCGTGGCGGGCGGATCTGATGGCCAAGCGCAGCAAGATCGCCAAGAACGAGCAGCGCCGGGTGGTCGTCGCCCGGTACGCCGAGCGCCGCGCCGAGCTCAAGCGCCTGATCGCCAGCCCCACGACCTCGCCCGAGGAACGCCTGGCCGCGCAGGCCGAGTTGCAGCGCCAGCCGCGCGATGCCAGCGCCACCCGGGTCCGCAACCGCGACGCCGTCGACGGCCGTCCGCGCGGCTACCTGCGCGCCTTCGGCCTCTCCCGGATCGGCGTGCGCAACCAGGCCCACGCCGGATTCCTGCCGGGCGTGCGCAAGTCGAGCTGGTAGCGGCGACCACAAGCCGGTCGCGTCCCGGGCCGCACGTATCTCTCCCGGTCCGGGCGGCCCGGGACGCGACCTCCTCGACCCGCAGGAAGACCCGGGAAGCCCCGGGAAGCCCCGGGACGACCCAGGAAGACCAAGAGAGACCCAGCAAGACTCAGGAAGGAAGAACCGGTGCCCGAATCCGGCCTGCTGCCCGTGGTGGTGGTCGGCGGCCTGCATGAGGCCGCGCGCCGCCAGGCAGTCCTGGAGCTGCTCGAGAACAGCGAAGGCGCGGTGCTCCTGCACCACGACCTGACCCACGCCTGCGAAGGTCGCGTGCAGCGTCGCCTCCAGGACGACTCCGGCCCGCTGGCCGAGGCCCAGGTGCCGCTCACCAACGACTGTCCGTGCTGCGCCATGCGCGAGGACCTGCTGCCCGAGCTGCTGCGGCTCGCCGAGGAGGGGCGTCACCGCCTGGCCGTGGTGGAGCTGTGGGGCGGCAGCGAGCCGCACCCTCTGGTCGAGGTGATCGCGGGCGGCGAGGTCGAAGGCCGGTGCATGCACGAGGTGGTGGAGGTCGTCGCGGTGATCACCGCCGTGGACCCGCTGCGGATCGTCCCCGAGCTCTCCGTCTCGGACCAGCTCCTCGAGCACCACCTGCACATCTGCGCCGACGACGAGCGAACCGTGGCGGAGGCGCTGTCCCATCAGATCGAGTACGCGGGTGTGCTGGCCGTCTCGCACTCCCAGGAGGCGGCCGGCAGCCCCGAACTGCACGCCGGGCTGGCGATGCTGC is a window of Kitasatospora kifunensis DNA encoding:
- a CDS encoding CobW family GTP-binding protein; translated protein: MPESGLLPVVVVGGLHEAARRQAVLELLENSEGAVLLHHDLTHACEGRVQRRLQDDSGPLAEAQVPLTNDCPCCAMREDLLPELLRLAEEGRHRLAVVELWGGSEPHPLVEVIAGGEVEGRCMHEVVEVVAVITAVDPLRIVPELSVSDQLLEHHLHICADDERTVAEALSHQIEYAGVLAVSHSQEAAGSPELHAGLAMLRQLHPTARFVRLGAGTLVGAALAGFEVAAARDRVNPALALLPQAADEAGVATLVWERRRPLHPARLYEALDQLVPAAQRSRGRFWLANRPDLMLAWDAAGANLAVEECGPWLATLPDAAWELYPPARRAAAALDWDAVHGDRVQQLSFTAEGLDVDGITELLDSCLLTDAELLAGEPGWKALPDAFEDLLDPVA
- a CDS encoding type B 50S ribosomal protein L31 → MQPDIHPAYRPVVFRDKVGGLTFLTRSTATSNKTVEWEDGNTYPVIDVEISSASHPFYTGNARVVDTAGRVERFQRRYGLAGSKPGTPS
- the rpmB gene encoding 50S ribosomal protein L28 — protein: MSAHCQLTGRKPGFGNAISHSHRRTRRRFDPNIQTKRYWLPSEGRFVRLTLSAKGIKTVDKLGIEKAVAVVRARGGRI
- the rpsN gene encoding 30S ribosomal protein S14; this encodes MAKRSKIAKNEQRRVVVARYAERRAELKRLIASPTTSPEERLAAQAELQRQPRDASATRVRNRDAVDGRPRGYLRAFGLSRIGVRNQAHAGFLPGVRKSSW
- the rpmG gene encoding 50S ribosomal protein L33; the protein is MARNELRPIIKLRSTEGTGYTYVTRKNRRNDPDRLVLRKYDPVARKHVLFREER